Proteins encoded by one window of Lathyrus oleraceus cultivar Zhongwan6 chromosome 1, CAAS_Psat_ZW6_1.0, whole genome shotgun sequence:
- the LOC127123814 gene encoding pentatricopeptide repeat-containing protein At1g79080, chloroplastic isoform X1, with protein sequence MTTLLNTVCPTSNLPLNSKRNSCSFLNTRVQNPNSCSFPFKKICFSSVLASTRKTNLSKDYVFDLPNWRDGKNDYNSREVRLTDAFLHLERMVGKGNKPKVTQVTQLLYDLCKSGKVRKTVRLIEIMLSSGITPDAVSYAYLVNYLCRKGNVGYAMQLVEKMEANGYPTNTVTYNALVKGFCVHGKLNQSMQILDRLIKKGLVPNAVTYSILVEAAYKERGVHEAMKLLDEIIAKGGKPNLVSYNVLLTGLCKEGRTEEAIKLFRELPAKGFKPCLVSHNILLRRLCYDGRWEEAYELLTEMDREGKGLSVVTYNILITSLSIDGKIEQAFQVLDEMTKSGFKVTAHSYNPIVAQLCNEGKVDLVVECLDQMINRRLHLNVGTYNAIALLCERGKVKEAFSIFDNLGKKQNYPIHDFFQNMITFLCRKGNTYSAFQLLYEMTMHGFTPESYTYSSLLRGLCREGMLDEALEIFGILEDHDYVPHVNNYNALIHGFCKSQRIDLSIEIFQMMVNKGCMPNEVTYTILVEGLAFEEELDLAANLLKELYLKGVLGHRTVKRLSMQYNLKELTG encoded by the coding sequence ATGACCACACTACTGAATACAGTGTGTCCAACTTCAAATTTACCCTTAAACTCGAAACGAAACAGTTGCAGTTTCTTAAATACCCGTGTTCAAAACCCTAATAGTTGCAGTTTCCCTTTCaagaaaatttgtttttcaaGTGTGTTGGCTTCGACCCGTAAGACAAATCTCTCTAAAGATTATGTTTTTGACCTGCCAAATTGGAGAGATGGGAAGAATGACTATAACAGCAGGGAAGTTAGATTGACTGATGCATTTCTTCATTTAGAGCGCATGGTGGGTAAGGGTAATAAACCTAAGGTAACTCAAGTAACTCAGCTTTTGTATGATCTTTGTAAGTCTGGTAAAGTTAGAAAAACTGTTAGGCTTATAGAGATTATGTTAAGTTCAGGTATTACACCTGATGCTGTTTCATATGCGTATTTGGTCAATTATTTGTGTAGGAAAGGTAATGTTGGTTATGCAATGCAATTGGTTGAAAAGATGGAAGCAAATGGTTATCCAACTAATACTGTTACCTATAATGCTTTGGTTAAAGGGTTTTGTGTTCATGGGAAATTGAATCAGAGTATGCAGATTTTAGATAGGTTGATAAAGAAGGGTCTTGTCCCAAATGCAGTTACATATTCTATCTTGGTTGAAGCTGCTTATAAAGAAAGGGGAGTACATGAAGCCATGAAGCTTCTAGATGAGATAATTGCCAAGGGCGGTAAGCCTAATTTGGTTAGCTACAATGTGTTGCTGACTGGGTTGTGTAAGGAAGGTAGAACTGAAGAAGCTATTAAGCTTTTTAGAGAATTGCCCGCAAAAGGGTTTAAACCTTGTCTTGTGAGTCATAACATTTTGTTAAGAAGATTGTGCTATGATGGGCGATGGGAGGAAGCATACGAGCTTTTAACAGAGATGGATAGAGAGGGCAAGGGTCTTTCTGTAGTTACTTACAACATACTGATCACTTCTCTTTCTATTGATGGAAAAATTGAACAGGCTTTCCAAGTTTTAGATGAAATGACAAAGAGTGGATTCAAGGTGACTGCTCATAGCTATAATCCAATTGTTGCTCAACTCTGCAATGAAGGAAAGGTGGATCTTGTTGTTGAGTGTCTAGACCAAATGATTAATCGGCGTCTTCATCTTAATGTAGGAACGTACAATGCTATTGCCTTGCTTTGTGAGCGAGGGAAGGTGAAGGAGGCTTTCTCAATATTTGATAACTTGGGTAAAAAACAAAACTACCCTATTCATGATTTCTTCCAAAATATGATTACATTCTTGTGTAGGAAAGGGAATACATATTCGGCCTTTCAGTTATTATATGAAATGACGATGCATGGATTTACACCAGAATCCTATACTTACTCGTCTTTGTTAAGAGGATTGTGTAGGGAGGGAATGCTTGATGAGGCTCTCGAGATATTCGGGATTTTGGAAGACCATGACTATGTGCCTCATGTTAATAACTATAATGCTCTTATTCATGGATTTTGCAAATCTCAGAGAATAGACTTGTCAATAGAGATATTTCAGATGATGGTCAACAAAGGATGTATGCCTAATGAGGTAACATATACCATTCTTGTTGAAGGGCTGGCTTTTGAAGAAGAACTGGATTTAGCGGCTAACCTATTGAAAGAGTTATATCTGAAAGGGGTTCTGGGTCATCGTACTGTCAAAAGACTTTCTATGCAATACAACCTCAAGGAGTTAACAGGGTAG
- the LOC127123814 gene encoding pentatricopeptide repeat-containing protein At1g79080, chloroplastic isoform X2, whose protein sequence is MQLVEKMEANGYPTNTVTYNALVKGFCVHGKLNQSMQILDRLIKKGLVPNAVTYSILVEAAYKERGVHEAMKLLDEIIAKGGKPNLVSYNVLLTGLCKEGRTEEAIKLFRELPAKGFKPCLVSHNILLRRLCYDGRWEEAYELLTEMDREGKGLSVVTYNILITSLSIDGKIEQAFQVLDEMTKSGFKVTAHSYNPIVAQLCNEGKVDLVVECLDQMINRRLHLNVGTYNAIALLCERGKVKEAFSIFDNLGKKQNYPIHDFFQNMITFLCRKGNTYSAFQLLYEMTMHGFTPESYTYSSLLRGLCREGMLDEALEIFGILEDHDYVPHVNNYNALIHGFCKSQRIDLSIEIFQMMVNKGCMPNEVTYTILVEGLAFEEELDLAANLLKELYLKGVLGHRTVKRLSMQYNLKELTG, encoded by the coding sequence ATGCAATTGGTTGAAAAGATGGAAGCAAATGGTTATCCAACTAATACTGTTACCTATAATGCTTTGGTTAAAGGGTTTTGTGTTCATGGGAAATTGAATCAGAGTATGCAGATTTTAGATAGGTTGATAAAGAAGGGTCTTGTCCCAAATGCAGTTACATATTCTATCTTGGTTGAAGCTGCTTATAAAGAAAGGGGAGTACATGAAGCCATGAAGCTTCTAGATGAGATAATTGCCAAGGGCGGTAAGCCTAATTTGGTTAGCTACAATGTGTTGCTGACTGGGTTGTGTAAGGAAGGTAGAACTGAAGAAGCTATTAAGCTTTTTAGAGAATTGCCCGCAAAAGGGTTTAAACCTTGTCTTGTGAGTCATAACATTTTGTTAAGAAGATTGTGCTATGATGGGCGATGGGAGGAAGCATACGAGCTTTTAACAGAGATGGATAGAGAGGGCAAGGGTCTTTCTGTAGTTACTTACAACATACTGATCACTTCTCTTTCTATTGATGGAAAAATTGAACAGGCTTTCCAAGTTTTAGATGAAATGACAAAGAGTGGATTCAAGGTGACTGCTCATAGCTATAATCCAATTGTTGCTCAACTCTGCAATGAAGGAAAGGTGGATCTTGTTGTTGAGTGTCTAGACCAAATGATTAATCGGCGTCTTCATCTTAATGTAGGAACGTACAATGCTATTGCCTTGCTTTGTGAGCGAGGGAAGGTGAAGGAGGCTTTCTCAATATTTGATAACTTGGGTAAAAAACAAAACTACCCTATTCATGATTTCTTCCAAAATATGATTACATTCTTGTGTAGGAAAGGGAATACATATTCGGCCTTTCAGTTATTATATGAAATGACGATGCATGGATTTACACCAGAATCCTATACTTACTCGTCTTTGTTAAGAGGATTGTGTAGGGAGGGAATGCTTGATGAGGCTCTCGAGATATTCGGGATTTTGGAAGACCATGACTATGTGCCTCATGTTAATAACTATAATGCTCTTATTCATGGATTTTGCAAATCTCAGAGAATAGACTTGTCAATAGAGATATTTCAGATGATGGTCAACAAAGGATGTATGCCTAATGAGGTAACATATACCATTCTTGTTGAAGGGCTGGCTTTTGAAGAAGAACTGGATTTAGCGGCTAACCTATTGAAAGAGTTATATCTGAAAGGGGTTCTGGGTCATCGTACTGTCAAAAGACTTTCTATGCAATACAACCTCAAGGAGTTAACAGGGTAG